CACACTTTTCCCGAGCGGTATGACCAAGCCCTGCACGAGAACGTAATCTATGCCGGCGACCGCAAGTCGCTCTTCTACCGCCTCGAAGGGGCCCGGCAGGCATGGAGCCGGCTCTACCCCGCTGCCGAAGAGACCGAGAACAAGAAGCCCGACGCCTTTGACCTCATCGACTCCTACCTCGAAGCCCACGCGGCCGAGCTCTCGACCAAAGAGCCGCTCGACGGCACGCTCCCGGCCGGCGAGATTCCCTACCGCATCGAGGAACTGGCTCCGGCAGAGTCGCCCGCGGAAAAAGACGCGACATCAGAAGCCGCAAAAGGCGATTCGACATTCGGACTTATCGACGCGTTCCTCGAAAAATCGCCCCAAGAAAAGGCACTCCCCCCCACGCCGTCGACCGAAGAGTCTTCGCCCTCGGCCGTAAAAGAAAGCGAAGAAGAGCCAGCCGAAGACGAATTCCTGACCGAGAGTCTGGCCAAAATCTACATAAAACAACGGCGATATGCCAAAGCCCTGGAAATTATTCGAAAATTAAGTTTGAAATATCCAGAAAAAAATATTTACTTTGCAGACCAAATTCGATTCCTCGAAAAATTGATTATTAACATAAAAACAGAATAACCATGTACGTGTTCATCACCGTTTTGATTCTTATTGCAGCTGTGTGCCTCATACTCATCGTTTTGGTACAAAAT
This portion of the Candidatus Caccoplasma merdavium genome encodes:
- a CDS encoding tetratricopeptide repeat protein, with protein sequence MTEGELLRQDFDREIPALAVDELLRLQLDYPYFQAARFLYLKKLQHTFPERYDQALHENVIYAGDRKSLFYRLEGARQAWSRLYPAAEETENKKPDAFDLIDSYLEAHAAELSTKEPLDGTLPAGEIPYRIEELAPAESPAEKDATSEAAKGDSTFGLIDAFLEKSPQEKALPPTPSTEESSPSAVKESEEEPAEDEFLTESLAKIYIKQRRYAKALEIIRKLSLKYPEKNIYFADQIRFLEKLIINIKTE